The Nomia melanderi isolate GNS246 chromosome 4, iyNomMela1, whole genome shotgun sequence genome segment ATCGGCTTAGTATGATACGTTATGCACACTTCAAAAGACTGTGGTAGACATCAACACATACCAGTGCTATGAATTACGTCCACATGGTTGTTGCCTAGCTGGGTAACTGACTGTTTTGTAGTAGCTTTCTTTTCAGTCTGAAAAGACGAGAGCCATGCAAAAGGCATAAAAGAAAACACAAATAATCATACAGTTAGTTACGAGGTGAACGATACTTTCACTCTAAAAAACAGGAGCAGCAGGACACATACCTCAAAGTATTGATGCCAAAGAACACAGCCATAGACACAAAGAACGGAGACTAGAGATTGACAAAGCAACCATAAGAGTATATTTAATGCTTGAGTACGTTCAAATAGTGAAGCACCATGTCTTATACATAGTAATGCTTCTGTAACCATAATTGCACCATATACCCAACATTGTGTCCCTACTCTACTGCATGCTGGATCTGTTACATACATGTAGTATTGCctacaatttatgtaaatattatatcacTCAAAATAAGcagtattcaataaaaattttaatatccctgttttattaatattcatatactatatattaactGGGTGCAATAACTTTGGCCTACCTAACTGACGGTGCAACAATTACTCCAACCAACACCAGCCTTGCCACAACGAATGGATGAGAGGGTGGAAATTCATATACATGTTTCAAAAAGAATGTATTCAGTTCTGACACTTGCCAGAAAATAACCAACTGACAAAGAGCGACAAATCTCATGTATGTACAAGTTGGATCTAACCATCTAACAGCAGTCCAACTACCAGGTGTGAATTGTAACATAGCTCTCTTCAACTTTCCAGTAGTGCTTTCAATGTCTCTAATGCTGACCCACTTGTACTCTCGCATTTCCAAAAGAGAACAAATTTTTAACCCCACCCAAATACCTAATCCGTTACAAACTAAAACATCGAGTATAAAAGCATCCCACCAACATTCTATAAAGTTTGGTAGTAAATGAGCAAATGCTATCTCTGTTACTTCCCACATAACACTGATAGCCCATAAAATACCAAGATGCCTAATAAGAATAGCTTTGAACATCCAACCCAAGAAATGGGCCACTGCAA includes the following:
- the l(3)77CDf gene encoding phosphatidylserine synthase 1 homolog l(3)77CDf isoform X1 yields the protein MLTKQESASDSLLERLVKSDENKVKKCRRNSADNIEGHKLRHGTDSFPNINERPVDDISIEFFYKPHSITLLLIAIGAVIYSAFTRSTTSVEDNIWAGILCIIFFFLIISILTFPNGPFTRPHPVVWKLVFGCSVLYLMGLLFLLFQDYDTVKKIFVWIDPALESFHIDMDKEYGVNCSDITLEKIWNHLDIFAVAHFLGWMFKAILIRHLGILWAISVMWEVTEIAFAHLLPNFIECWWDAFILDVLVCNGLGIWVGLKICSLLEMREYKWVSIRDIESTTGKLKRAMLQFTPGSWTAVRWLDPTCTYMRFVALCQLVIFWQVSELNTFFLKHVYEFPPSHPFVVARLVLVGVIVAPSVRQYYMYVTDPACSRVGTQCWVYGAIMVTEALLCIRHGASLFERTQALNILLWLLCQSLVSVLCVYGCVLWHQYFETEKKATTKQSVTQLGNNHVDVIHSTGSMVLSTKPVDTLEKKQL
- the l(3)77CDf gene encoding phosphatidylserine synthase 1 homolog l(3)77CDf isoform X2; its protein translation is MLTKQESASDSLLERLVKSDENKVKKCRRNSADNIEGHKLRHGTDSFPNINERPVDDISIEFFYKPHSITLLLIAIGAVIYSAFTRSTTSVEDNIWAGILCIIFFFLIISILTFPNGPFTRPHPVVWKLVFGCSVLYLMGLLFLLFQDYDTVKKIFVWIDPALESFHIDMDKEYGVNCSDITLEKIWNHLDIFAVAHFLGWMFKAILIRHLGILWAISVMWEVTEIAFAHLLPNFIECWWDAFILDVLVCNGLGIWVGLKICSLLEMREYKWVSIRDIESTTGKLKRAMLQFTPGSWTAVRWLDPTCTYMRFVALCQLVIFWQVSELNTFFLKHVYEFPPSHPFVVARLVLVGVIVAPSVRQYYMYVTDPACSRVGTQCWVYGAIMVTEALLCIRHGASLFERTQALNILLWLLCQSLVSVLCVYGCVLWHQYFEGVWFFLQNLWIHWKRSSCKQVHSKKRTT